One region of Termitidicoccus mucosus genomic DNA includes:
- a CDS encoding TonB-dependent receptor domain-containing protein, whose amino-acid sequence MTILLSQDKTRPAAALVLGALLNTLALAAAPARPLADSEPVTHIEPLVVTAPAVGDRPLQVTIDTQAAAQPIPAQDGADIIKSIPGVTISRKGGTGGEVILRGAAGSRLDILVDHESILGGCPNRMDPPTAYIFPGAYDNVTLLKGPQSVRYGPGNSAGVVLFKNDPVHLDAPSAALDASFVLGSFGRNDQSAAVLAGTPQFYARIEGVRTESDDYEDGNGDKVHSRYKRTGGRLALGWTPDARTVVELHGSLSNGEAAYAHSMMDAARLDRENIGLRFEKTDISPLVETVEASLYYNHIDHVMDNYSLRAFVPSMMMPMPSSSNPRHELYGGRALATLALADSTKLTFGADFQSGRHSTRNATGSADDAEINTQGIFAELTRTFAGNRRLIAGARLNSWHAEDKRAVISGMMGATPNPTAGADRNEVLPAAFLRYEHDLAAVPVTLYAGIGYTRRAPDYWELFSYQGIATSSAFHASPEKTTQLDAGATWRRGALTAFVSLFANVSQLDAGATWRRGALTAFVSLFANDVSDHILIHSSYPKGMGSAAVTRNIDSRAWGGEAGVTYALWERLQIDASIAHVRGENRTDDLPLAQQPPLEGRVSLTYATPVWSAGVLSRLVAGQDRYALNQGGIAGQDIGATGGFAVLSLNAGWQITRYAQLTAGIDNLLDKTYAEHVNRAGSGDPGYVQNIRVNEPGRTFWIKFRLSF is encoded by the coding sequence ATGACCATCCTTTTGTCCCAAGATAAAACCCGGCCCGCCGCGGCACTCGTCCTCGGCGCGCTCCTCAACACCCTCGCCCTCGCGGCGGCTCCGGCCCGGCCCCTCGCCGACTCCGAGCCCGTCACGCACATCGAACCCCTGGTTGTCACCGCGCCCGCCGTCGGCGACAGACCGCTGCAAGTCACCATCGACACGCAGGCCGCCGCCCAGCCCATCCCCGCGCAGGACGGCGCCGACATCATCAAGTCCATCCCCGGCGTGACCATCAGCCGCAAAGGCGGCACCGGCGGCGAAGTCATCCTGCGCGGCGCCGCCGGCTCCCGCCTCGATATTCTCGTCGATCACGAAAGCATCCTCGGCGGCTGCCCCAATCGCATGGACCCGCCCACCGCCTACATTTTCCCCGGCGCCTACGACAACGTCACCCTCCTGAAAGGTCCCCAGAGCGTTCGCTACGGCCCGGGCAACTCCGCCGGGGTCGTCCTCTTCAAAAATGACCCCGTCCACCTCGACGCTCCGTCCGCCGCGCTCGACGCCTCGTTTGTCCTCGGCAGCTTCGGACGCAACGACCAATCTGCCGCCGTCCTCGCCGGCACTCCGCAATTTTATGCCAGAATCGAGGGCGTCCGCACCGAGTCCGACGACTACGAGGACGGCAACGGGGACAAAGTCCACTCCCGCTACAAACGCACCGGAGGCCGCCTCGCGCTGGGCTGGACGCCCGACGCCCGCACCGTCGTCGAGCTGCACGGCTCGCTCAGCAACGGCGAGGCCGCCTACGCGCACAGCATGATGGACGCCGCCAGGCTCGACCGCGAAAACATCGGCCTGCGTTTCGAGAAAACCGACATTTCCCCGCTGGTCGAAACCGTCGAGGCCAGCCTTTATTATAACCACATCGATCATGTCATGGACAACTACAGCCTCCGCGCCTTCGTCCCCTCCATGATGATGCCGATGCCCTCCTCCTCCAATCCCCGGCACGAACTCTATGGCGGACGCGCCCTCGCCACCCTCGCCCTCGCCGACAGCACCAAGCTCACCTTCGGCGCCGATTTCCAGTCCGGCAGGCACAGCACGCGCAACGCGACCGGCTCGGCCGACGACGCGGAAATCAACACCCAGGGCATCTTTGCCGAACTCACCCGGACCTTTGCCGGAAACCGCCGCCTCATCGCCGGGGCCCGCCTCAACTCCTGGCATGCCGAGGACAAACGCGCCGTCATCTCCGGCATGATGGGCGCCACGCCCAATCCCACCGCGGGCGCGGACAGGAACGAGGTCCTTCCCGCCGCGTTCCTGCGCTACGAGCACGACCTCGCCGCCGTCCCCGTCACGTTGTATGCGGGAATCGGATACACCCGGCGCGCGCCCGACTATTGGGAACTCTTCAGCTATCAGGGCATCGCCACGTCCAGCGCATTCCATGCCAGCCCCGAAAAGACGACCCAGCTGGATGCCGGCGCGACCTGGCGGCGCGGCGCGCTGACCGCGTTTGTCTCCCTCTTCGCCAACGTCTCCCAGCTGGATGCCGGCGCGACCTGGCGGCGCGGCGCGCTGACCGCGTTTGTCTCCCTCTTCGCCAACGACGTCTCCGACCACATCCTCATCCACTCCTCCTATCCCAAAGGCATGGGCTCCGCCGCCGTGACCCGCAACATCGACAGCCGCGCCTGGGGCGGCGAGGCGGGCGTCACCTATGCCTTGTGGGAGCGTCTCCAGATCGACGCCAGCATCGCCCATGTGCGCGGCGAAAATCGCACCGACGACCTCCCGCTCGCGCAGCAGCCTCCGCTGGAAGGCCGCGTCAGCCTCACTTATGCGACCCCCGTGTGGTCAGCCGGCGTGCTCTCCCGCCTCGTCGCCGGCCAGGACCGCTACGCCCTCAACCAAGGCGGCATCGCCGGCCAGGACATCGGCGCGACCGGGGGCTTTGCCGTCCTCTCGCTCAACGCCGGCTGGCAAATCACCCGCTACGCACAACTCACGGCCGGCATCGACAACCTCCTCGACAAAACCTATGCGGAGCATGTCAACCGCGCCGGCTCCGGCGACCCAGGTTATGTCCAAAACATTCGCGTCAACGAACCCGGCCGCACCTTCTGGATAAAATTCCGGCTCTCATTCTGA
- a CDS encoding sulfate ABC transporter substrate-binding protein, with protein MKSNTRSLRALLRIALLAGSTLLIASSELRASAGCCGGTGAFGLDGRWTPLDLPPVPKKERIVSIHNASFGSTRDLYAEINATFGKEWVKKTNYSLTVNGTHGPSFAQTRVLLADTSDADFVTLDHPSAIDELALRGRFLPENWRTRLPNNSVPFNTTIVFLVRKGNPKAIRDWPDLAKSGVAIVTPDPKLNSVGQWIYLAAWSTALQREGGDVEKARASIIELYHNVAVLNSNSDGAAQTFTEKKTGDVLLLLESEALALAAQDKAYEVVAPPASLRVETPVAWLDKNIEKHGTARVTISYLMHLFSPEVQEIAVRHHYRPIDEAVAQKHASAFAPVKLLTLDETFGGWTQAYTRFLAPGAALDRDYPVMTTKEIIVQR; from the coding sequence ATGAAATCCAACACTCGCTCCCTCCGCGCGCTCCTCCGCATCGCCCTCCTCGCCGGCAGCACGTTGCTCATCGCCTCGTCCGAGCTTCGCGCCAGTGCCGGTTGCTGCGGCGGCACCGGCGCCTTCGGCCTCGACGGACGCTGGACGCCGCTCGACCTGCCTCCGGTGCCGAAGAAGGAGCGCATCGTCTCCATCCACAACGCCTCCTTCGGCTCCACCCGCGACCTCTATGCCGAGATCAACGCGACCTTTGGCAAGGAGTGGGTGAAAAAAACCAACTACAGTCTCACCGTCAACGGCACCCACGGTCCCTCCTTCGCCCAGACCCGGGTGCTCCTCGCCGACACGTCCGATGCCGACTTTGTCACCCTCGATCATCCCTCCGCCATCGACGAACTCGCGCTCCGCGGCCGGTTCCTCCCGGAAAACTGGCGCACCCGCCTTCCGAACAACAGCGTCCCTTTCAACACCACCATCGTCTTCCTGGTCCGCAAGGGAAACCCCAAGGCCATCCGCGACTGGCCCGACCTCGCCAAATCCGGTGTCGCCATTGTCACCCCCGACCCGAAGCTGAACAGCGTCGGCCAGTGGATCTACCTCGCCGCATGGAGCACCGCGCTCCAGCGCGAGGGCGGCGACGTCGAAAAGGCCCGCGCCTCCATCATCGAACTCTATCATAATGTCGCCGTGCTCAACTCCAACTCCGACGGTGCCGCGCAAACCTTCACCGAGAAAAAAACCGGCGATGTTCTCCTGCTGCTCGAAAGCGAGGCCCTCGCGCTCGCGGCCCAGGACAAGGCATACGAAGTCGTCGCGCCCCCCGCCAGCCTCCGCGTCGAAACGCCCGTCGCCTGGCTGGACAAAAACATCGAGAAACACGGCACCGCCCGCGTCACCATTTCCTACCTGATGCACCTGTTTTCGCCCGAAGTGCAGGAAATCGCCGTGCGTCATCACTACCGCCCGATCGACGAAGCGGTGGCGCAAAAACACGCCTCCGCCTTCGCCCCCGTCAAGCTGCTCACCCTCGACGAAACGTTCGGCGGCTGGACCCAGGCCTACACGCGCTTCCTCGCTCCCGGAGCCGCCCTCGACCGCGATTATCCCGTCATGACCACCAAGGAGATCATCGTCCAGCGCTGA
- a CDS encoding autotransporter outer membrane beta-barrel domain-containing protein translates to MVELRTSGALEFGTALAAGTLVKTGAGVATLAAAQTHDGLTDIRAGTLAVSAANQLSARSEHRVAAGAVLSLGGFDQKVGHLRNDGLVNFVALGKTLTVASLSGTGAYAMDVNLATKETDRLVITGSATGSHTLQLTPIGGAPVNGDSFSLELVSIGSGDATFTAAPVDYGMDSYALQQGTADDPLTPSIQNWYFGRTAQSRAADAILLTAGVLSTDWHYSLDSLRLRMGELRGASAGAVPGNVWVRASAYHLSAGGSQLGAAFEQDTYAVTAGGDRSFALESGRLLVGGFIAMGRSERDHDHRGESSAGSIGAGVYATWLHHAGWYADLIARADRYDNELTARSDDGQVTRADYGSQAQGLSLEWGRRLRARGAFWFEPSAQAAVAWLNGESYETVNPLHRMTVRIGGATAAQYRLQLRAGADLGAWQPYMKMGEVKSDTRGGVVHADGREFDPNFDGWRFETGAGVSYLIDPQS, encoded by the coding sequence GTGGTGGAACTGCGCACGTCCGGCGCGCTCGAGTTCGGCACCGCGCTCGCCGCCGGCACGCTCGTGAAGACCGGCGCGGGCGTCGCCACGCTCGCCGCCGCGCAAACCCACGACGGCCTCACCGACATCCGCGCGGGCACGCTCGCCGTGAGCGCCGCCAACCAGCTTTCGGCGCGCAGCGAACACCGCGTCGCCGCCGGCGCGGTCCTCAGCCTCGGCGGGTTCGACCAGAAAGTCGGCCACCTGCGCAACGACGGGCTCGTGAATTTTGTCGCGCTCGGCAAAACCCTCACCGTCGCCAGCCTCTCCGGCACCGGCGCCTACGCGATGGATGTGAACCTCGCCACCAAGGAGACCGACCGCCTTGTCATCACCGGTTCGGCCACCGGCTCGCATACGCTCCAGCTCACCCCCATCGGCGGCGCGCCCGTCAATGGCGACAGTTTCTCGCTGGAACTGGTGAGCATCGGCTCCGGCGACGCAACTTTCACGGCCGCCCCCGTCGATTATGGCATGGATAGCTACGCCCTCCAGCAAGGCACCGCGGACGACCCGCTGACACCCTCGATCCAGAACTGGTATTTCGGCCGCACCGCCCAAAGCCGCGCCGCGGATGCGATCCTGCTGACCGCCGGGGTGCTGTCCACCGACTGGCACTACAGCCTCGACTCGCTGCGCCTGCGCATGGGCGAGCTGCGCGGCGCGTCCGCCGGCGCCGTCCCCGGCAATGTCTGGGTGCGCGCCTCCGCCTATCACCTCAGCGCCGGCGGCTCGCAACTCGGCGCGGCCTTCGAGCAGGACACCTATGCCGTGACCGCCGGCGGCGACCGGAGCTTTGCGCTGGAGAGCGGGAGGCTGCTGGTTGGCGGCTTCATCGCCATGGGCCGGAGCGAGCGCGACCACGATCATCGCGGCGAGAGTTCGGCGGGCAGCATCGGCGCGGGCGTGTATGCCACCTGGCTGCACCACGCCGGCTGGTATGCGGACTTGATCGCGCGGGCTGACCGCTATGACAACGAACTCACCGCGCGCTCCGATGACGGGCAGGTCACCCGGGCCGATTACGGCAGCCAGGCGCAGGGCCTCTCGCTGGAATGGGGCCGCCGGCTTCGCGCCCGCGGCGCCTTCTGGTTCGAGCCCTCGGCCCAGGCCGCCGTGGCGTGGCTCAACGGCGAAAGCTACGAGACCGTCAACCCGCTGCATCGCATGACCGTGCGCATCGGCGGGGCGACGGCGGCGCAATACCGCCTGCAACTGCGCGCGGGCGCGGACCTCGGCGCGTGGCAGCCCTATATGAAGATGGGCGAGGTGAAGAGCGACACCCGCGGCGGCGTGGTGCATGCCGACGGGCGCGAGTTCGATCCGAACTTCGACGGCTGGCGCTTCGAGACCGGCGCGGGCGTGAGCTACCTGATCGACCCGCAGAGCTAG
- a CDS encoding YezD family protein — MKHSEVSGIDYCETTPGKWVKVVRAMIGGLEFGEVQLTVHRGQVIEVRKIEKIRFEPPTPQQRSPVK, encoded by the coding sequence ATGAAACACTCCGAAGTCAGCGGCATTGATTACTGTGAGACCACGCCCGGGAAATGGGTGAAAGTGGTGCGCGCCATGATCGGCGGCCTCGAATTTGGCGAGGTGCAGCTCACCGTGCATCGCGGCCAGGTGATCGAGGTGCGGAAAATCGAAAAAATCCGCTTCGAGCCGCCAACTCCGCAGCAGCGCTCCCCGGTCAAGTAA
- a CDS encoding sigma 54-interacting transcriptional regulator — MAHTLLPGSVVTDCRTCNENIAIASSITNSDPIHAPACRVVGELTLLHEISDTLSDGFELRAAALRMFSHLRATKLLSRGLLLVLNRETGRLLPEASECAFPPFNACVDEGLVGGILSEGRARAIIDVAHIPADTLCKWERAYLSTVPDDAPDEPASLLVMPIQHGDELVGGLCFTRPLGTEGQLEADLRFLALVVGQVGLAVRFRQLAQERLDTLRQENERLQDQIKRSFVPEGMIGKSSSMRMVYFHVDQVADSKTTVLIRGETGVGKERVAQAIWQGGSRKTKPFVRVNCAALPESIIESELFGHEKGAFTGALALRRGRFELAHTGTLFLDEIGEISMSTQAKLLRVLQEGVFERVGGTQPIKVDVRVITATNRNLEEMIDEGKFRLDLYYRINVFPIYVPPLRERRSDLLELADHFLEKYSQQNRKRVVRISTPAIDMLMAYHWPGNVRELENIIERAVLLATDGVIHGYHLPPTLQTPDSTGTASPQTLHDALASVEREMIIDALKANRGIMAKAARQLGITERTMGLRVKSLDIEPRRFRDSTGSSS; from the coding sequence GTGGCACATACATTGCTGCCCGGTTCGGTTGTGACAGACTGCCGCACCTGCAACGAAAACATTGCCATCGCCTCGAGCATCACGAACAGCGATCCGATCCACGCGCCTGCGTGCCGGGTCGTTGGCGAACTCACGCTGCTGCATGAGATTTCAGACACATTGAGCGACGGCTTCGAATTGCGGGCCGCGGCGCTCCGCATGTTCAGCCATCTCCGTGCGACCAAGCTGCTTTCGCGCGGACTGCTCCTGGTGCTCAACCGCGAAACCGGCCGCCTGCTGCCCGAGGCCAGCGAGTGCGCCTTCCCTCCCTTCAACGCTTGCGTGGACGAGGGACTGGTCGGCGGCATTCTCTCCGAGGGCCGCGCGCGGGCGATCATCGACGTCGCCCACATTCCGGCGGACACGCTTTGCAAATGGGAGCGCGCCTATCTCTCGACCGTGCCCGACGATGCACCCGACGAGCCGGCCTCGCTGCTGGTCATGCCGATACAACACGGCGACGAGCTTGTCGGCGGACTGTGTTTCACCCGCCCGCTCGGCACCGAGGGACAACTGGAGGCGGACCTGCGCTTTCTCGCGCTGGTCGTCGGGCAGGTGGGCCTGGCGGTGCGCTTCCGCCAGCTCGCGCAGGAACGCCTCGACACGCTCCGGCAGGAAAACGAGCGCCTGCAGGACCAGATCAAGCGCAGCTTCGTTCCCGAGGGGATGATCGGAAAATCATCCTCCATGCGCATGGTCTATTTTCACGTGGACCAGGTGGCCGACAGCAAGACCACCGTCCTCATCCGCGGCGAGACCGGCGTCGGCAAGGAACGCGTCGCCCAGGCCATCTGGCAGGGCGGCTCGCGCAAAACCAAGCCGTTTGTCCGCGTAAACTGCGCCGCGCTGCCCGAAAGCATCATCGAAAGCGAACTCTTCGGCCACGAAAAGGGCGCCTTCACCGGCGCGCTGGCGCTGCGCCGCGGGCGCTTCGAGCTCGCCCACACCGGGACGCTTTTCCTCGACGAAATCGGCGAGATCTCGATGTCCACCCAGGCCAAGCTCCTGCGCGTGCTGCAGGAAGGCGTGTTCGAGCGCGTCGGCGGCACGCAGCCGATCAAGGTCGACGTGCGCGTCATCACCGCGACCAACCGCAACCTCGAGGAAATGATCGACGAGGGCAAATTCCGCCTCGATCTCTATTACCGCATCAACGTCTTCCCCATCTATGTGCCGCCGCTCCGCGAGCGCCGCAGCGACCTGCTGGAACTGGCCGATCATTTCCTGGAAAAGTATTCGCAGCAGAACCGGAAACGCGTCGTCCGCATCTCCACGCCCGCGATCGACATGCTGATGGCCTATCACTGGCCGGGCAACGTGCGCGAATTGGAAAACATCATCGAGCGCGCCGTGCTGCTCGCCACCGACGGCGTCATCCATGGCTATCACCTGCCGCCCACGCTCCAGACTCCGGACTCCACCGGCACCGCCTCGCCGCAGACGCTTCATGACGCGCTCGCCTCGGTCGAACGCGAAATGATCATCGACGCGCTCAAGGCCAACCGCGGGATCATGGCCAAGGCCGCCCGCCAGCTCGGCATCACCGAGCGCACGATGGGCCTGCGGGTCAAGAGCCTCGACATCGAGCCCCGGCGTTTTCGGGACAGCACCGGGTCATCATCATGA
- a CDS encoding TonB family protein, producing MITQRENSPPPRPPRSLHANGKRPGGRLARRTAAPRPPADVGRRITLLRPVHEKKSGWKTPLLIALALHASLTLTGFFMDIAPAQPPPSAKFRLAAAANGEIAAPSGGAIEIEWLPAPAPEPAVTLAPSPAPEPEPQTLPEPPPEPETAPDFKVPVSIETPEPPPPPEEKPEPALEPIPEVKTLEPAPELAPAPRAVETPPPAPEASRPEQPVAAAAPASATPARALGQPNAHGTDAFSSGGDNDESAVVIDNKNFTRPPYPYEARRNGYTGAVIIAIRVENGRIVSTEIRQSSGYVILDEAAAKWVRRQWKFPREVTRLVVQPFEFRLANKKSSSS from the coding sequence ATGATCACGCAACGCGAAAACAGCCCGCCGCCGCGTCCGCCCCGGTCGCTCCACGCCAATGGCAAACGCCCCGGCGGACGCCTGGCCCGCCGCACCGCCGCCCCACGCCCGCCCGCGGACGTGGGGCGGCGCATCACGCTCCTCCGTCCGGTCCATGAAAAAAAATCGGGCTGGAAAACCCCGCTCCTCATCGCCCTCGCCCTGCATGCCTCCCTCACGTTGACCGGCTTCTTCATGGACATCGCCCCCGCGCAGCCGCCGCCCTCCGCCAAATTCCGGCTCGCCGCCGCCGCCAACGGCGAAATCGCCGCCCCGTCCGGCGGCGCCATCGAAATCGAATGGCTCCCCGCCCCGGCACCCGAGCCCGCCGTCACGCTTGCCCCCTCGCCCGCGCCCGAGCCGGAACCCCAGACCCTGCCCGAACCGCCTCCGGAACCAGAAACGGCTCCCGACTTTAAAGTCCCCGTCTCCATCGAGACACCCGAGCCGCCCCCTCCACCCGAGGAAAAACCCGAGCCTGCGCTCGAACCCATTCCCGAGGTCAAAACACTCGAGCCCGCCCCCGAACTCGCCCCCGCCCCGCGCGCGGTCGAGACGCCGCCCCCGGCGCCCGAGGCATCCCGACCCGAGCAGCCTGTAGCCGCCGCCGCGCCCGCCTCTGCCACACCCGCCCGCGCGCTCGGGCAACCCAATGCCCACGGCACCGACGCCTTTTCCTCCGGCGGCGATAACGACGAAAGCGCCGTCGTCATCGACAACAAAAACTTCACGCGCCCGCCCTATCCCTATGAAGCGCGCCGCAACGGCTACACGGGCGCTGTCATCATTGCCATCCGGGTCGAAAACGGGCGCATCGTCTCCACCGAAATCCGCCAGTCCTCCGGCTATGTCATCCTCGACGAGGCCGCCGCCAAATGGGTCCGCCGCCAATGGAAATTTCCCCGCGAAGTCACCCGCCTCGTCGTGCAGCCTTTTGAATTTCGTCTCGCCAACAAAAAAAGCAGCTCATCATGA